Proteins encoded in a region of the Vicia villosa cultivar HV-30 ecotype Madison, WI linkage group LG5, Vvil1.0, whole genome shotgun sequence genome:
- the LOC131605424 gene encoding uncharacterized protein LOC131605424 — MCFSLFDTGSMAPDGDAPKENSQENSQERDAQERDATDTNAPPDTEAKEVARGITIMKGIVRHRDQGLVYRLDWNSDKQAIGPNSAKLTSYIGTLVRMHIPVSTAKWNLKSEELDAKKKAIWDELQRTFEIPDDRRRYILSLAGKRYRGWKAFLTNTYLKDKDGNFLEEAPGRPKKYEIFIGEKDWTEFVNQRDEDFRKRSATNSARASKPAYPYKKGRMGYARLEDKLLEETKSEETSLPVHVLWREARVGKNQAVDPEVQRVFTECETLSQSASTDEGSVLSRALDAPEYPGRVRGKGHGVTPTSFYKSPRRRNPTNEEVLQKLQELQAQVSELQRDKEMYMREKCNTSSVKETSDKASINYQRKFPEGISSCQLYLSEPNYRLVGKGKVHNTLGDLLHHRPLPDGHLKVMGFCWRKCVGKKEGLELSCSRSFDHSLHD; from the exons atgtgctttagtttgtttgatacaggttcaatggctccggatgGAGATGCTCctaaagaaaactcacaagaaaactcacaagaaagagatgctcaagaaagagatgccacagatacaaatgctccacctgatactgaagcaaaagaagttgcacgaggcatcaccattatgaagggaatcgttcgacatagagaccaaggattagtataccgtttggattggaattctgataaacaagcaattggtcctaattctgcaaagttgacaagctatattggtacacttgttcgtatgcatattccggtctccacagctaaatggaatctgaaaagcgaagagttggatgcgaaaaaaaaagcgatttgggacgagcttcag aggacttttgagataccagatgatcgtagacgctacatacttagtttggccggcaaaagatatagagggtggaaagcttttttgacaaacacctatcttaaggataaagatggaaactttcttgaagaggcaccgggacggccaaaaaagtatgagatcttcattggtgaaaaagattggactgagtttgtaaatcaaagagatgaagattttcggaaaaggagtgccacgaatagcgcgagagcatccaaacccgcgtatccatacaaaaaagggcgtatgggatatgcacgcttagaggataaactt ttagaggagactaaaagtgaggaaacctcacttcctgtacatgtgttgtggagggaagctcgtgtgggcaagaatcaagctgtcgatcccgaagttcagagagtttttactgaatgt gagaccttgtcgcaatcggcatccaccgatgaggggagcgtacttagtagagcactagatgctcctgagtatcccggtcgggtgaggggtaagggtcatggtgtgactccaacctctttttacaagagtcctaggagaagaaatcctaccaatgaagaagtgttgcaaaagttgcaggaattgcaagcacaagtctctgaattgcaaagagataaagagatgtatatgagagaaaagtgcaacacttcatcggtgaaagaaactagtgataaggctagtatcaactatcaaaggaaatttcccgag ggcatttcatcttgccaactatacttatcggaaccgaattatcgactagttggcaagggaaaagtgcacaacactttgggagatttacttcaccatagaccgctcccggatggacacctgaaa